The Pseudomonas eucalypticola genome has a window encoding:
- a CDS encoding MacB family efflux pump subunit, translated as MSTPLIQLCGIRKSYGGGDSPAVDVLRGIDLTIHAGEFIAIVGTSGSGKSTMMNILGCLDRPTAGHYRFAGEDVATLNDDELAWLRREAFGFVFQGYHLIPSASARENVEMPAIYAGTPAADRAHRAQALLQRLGLGERTGNRPRQLSGGQQQRVSIARALMNGGHIILADEPTGALDSHSGAEVMTLLDELAQQGHVVILITHDRDVAARARRIIEVRDGEVISDTGNGLPPPPRPGALQAEALRERLSRASAQRSPWLAETRDALVAAWRVMWTNRTRTALTLLGIIIGVASVVVMLAVGEGSKRQVMAQMGAFGSNIMFMNGAPATPRAPPGHIRLSDVQALAELPQVKSIMAATTVQAQVRYGGRDMISTIGGYSPVFPSIFNWPVAEGSFFNEADMSAGAAVAVIGSEVKKKLFVDGQDPIGQYILVENVPFQVIGVLASKGSSGANQRNDLRIAIPYSAARIRLSGTEYPEYVVIAASDSTLVHEAEQAIRGLMLTLHDGVQDFEVDNSAALIQAEAHTRNGLSLMLGSIAAISLLVGGIGVMNVMLMTVRERTREIGIRVATGARQRDILRQFLTEAVVLSLVGGLIGVALALLIGVALNAAKVAVAFSFLAMLGAFACSVATGVIFGFMPARKAAGLDPVAALTSE; from the coding sequence ATGAGCACACCGCTGATTCAGCTGTGCGGCATCCGCAAGTCCTATGGTGGTGGCGACAGCCCCGCCGTCGATGTGCTGCGCGGTATCGACCTGACCATCCATGCCGGCGAGTTCATCGCTATCGTCGGGACCTCCGGCTCCGGCAAGTCGACCATGATGAACATCCTCGGCTGCCTGGACCGCCCCACCGCCGGGCACTACCGCTTCGCCGGCGAAGACGTCGCCACGCTCAATGACGACGAGCTGGCCTGGCTGCGGCGCGAGGCGTTCGGCTTCGTGTTCCAGGGCTACCACCTGATCCCTTCCGCCTCGGCCCGGGAAAACGTGGAGATGCCCGCCATTTATGCCGGCACCCCGGCCGCCGACCGCGCCCACCGCGCCCAGGCCCTGCTGCAGCGCCTGGGGCTGGGCGAACGCACCGGTAACCGGCCGCGGCAACTGTCGGGTGGCCAGCAACAACGGGTGTCCATCGCCCGTGCGCTGATGAACGGCGGCCACATCATCCTTGCCGACGAGCCCACGGGTGCCCTGGACAGCCACAGCGGCGCCGAGGTGATGACCTTGCTCGACGAACTGGCGCAGCAGGGCCATGTGGTCATCCTCATCACCCACGACCGTGACGTGGCCGCGCGTGCCCGACGCATCATCGAGGTACGCGATGGCGAGGTCATCAGCGACACCGGCAACGGCCTGCCGCCGCCACCACGCCCGGGCGCCTTGCAGGCCGAGGCGCTGCGCGAGCGTCTGAGCCGCGCCAGCGCGCAACGCAGTCCATGGCTGGCGGAAACCCGTGACGCGCTGGTGGCGGCCTGGCGCGTGATGTGGACCAACCGCACCCGCACCGCCCTGACGCTACTGGGCATCATCATCGGCGTGGCGTCGGTGGTCGTGATGCTCGCCGTGGGTGAAGGCAGCAAGCGCCAGGTGATGGCCCAGATGGGCGCGTTTGGCTCCAACATCATGTTCATGAACGGGGCGCCGGCCACGCCACGGGCGCCGCCGGGGCATATTCGCCTCAGTGACGTACAGGCCTTGGCGGAACTGCCTCAGGTCAAATCGATCATGGCCGCCACCACCGTGCAGGCCCAGGTGCGGTACGGCGGCCGCGACATGATATCGACCATCGGTGGCTACAGCCCTGTGTTCCCGTCGATCTTCAACTGGCCGGTTGCCGAAGGCAGCTTTTTCAATGAGGCCGATATGTCGGCGGGCGCTGCCGTGGCGGTGATCGGTTCAGAGGTCAAGAAAAAACTCTTCGTCGACGGGCAAGACCCCATCGGCCAGTACATCCTGGTGGAAAACGTGCCTTTCCAGGTCATCGGCGTGCTGGCCAGCAAAGGGTCCAGCGGCGCCAACCAACGCAACGACCTGCGCATTGCCATTCCCTATTCGGCCGCGCGCATTCGTCTCTCCGGTACCGAATACCCGGAATACGTGGTTATCGCCGCCTCGGACAGCACCCTGGTGCATGAAGCCGAACAGGCCATACGCGGGTTGATGCTGACCCTGCATGATGGCGTGCAGGACTTCGAGGTCGACAACAGCGCCGCGCTGATCCAGGCCGAGGCGCACACCCGCAATGGCTTGTCGCTGATGCTGGGTTCCATTGCCGCCATTTCCCTGTTGGTGGGGGGCATTGGGGTGATGAACGTGATGCTGATGACCGTGCGCGAGCGCACCCGCGAGATCGGCATTCGCGTGGCCACCGGTGCCCGCCAGCGCGACATCCTGCGCCAGTTCCTGACCGAAGCGGTGGTGCTGTCGCTGGTGGGCGGCCTGATCGGCGTGGCGCTGGCGTTGCTGATCGGGGTGGCCCTGAATGCAGCGAAGGTGGCCGTCGCCTTTTCCTTTCTGGCCATGCTTGGCGCTTTCGCCTGCTCGGTCGCCACCGGTGTGATCTTCGGCTTCATGCCTGCCCGCAAGGCCGCCGGGCTCGACCCGGTTGCCGCTTTGACCAGTGAATGA
- a CDS encoding efflux RND transporter periplasmic adaptor subunit gives MTYLRLTRRAATLVLCLIPVAAVAAWQWLPNEAEQRPFVRVARGNIESSVTALGTLQPRQYVDVGAQASGQIRTLHVEVGDTVKQGQLLVEIDPATQQAQLDAERYAIETLKAQVKEQQAEHLLARQQLRRQQRMAADGATRDEDVQTAQAKVLTTQARIDMYQAQILQAQATLRSAQAELGYTRIYAPMSGTVVAVDARQGQTLNAQQRTPLILRIARLSPMTVWAEVSEADIGQVKQGMQAYFTTLSGGGRRWASTVRQILPIPPKPLDQLSQGGGSPAAGSGGASAGASSGSGRVVLYTVLLDVDNADNTLMADMTAQVFFVAGSAHDVLTAPIAALQGKSDEHGMRTAQVLADNGQVQQRSVRIGLSDRLRVQILDGLQEGDRLLVGPTGTGS, from the coding sequence ATGACCTACCTTCGCCTCACCCGCCGTGCTGCAACCCTTGTGCTGTGCCTGATTCCCGTTGCCGCCGTGGCGGCGTGGCAATGGTTGCCCAATGAGGCCGAGCAGCGTCCGTTCGTTCGCGTGGCACGCGGCAACATCGAGTCCAGCGTCACGGCCCTGGGCACCTTGCAACCGCGCCAGTACGTGGACGTCGGCGCCCAGGCCTCCGGGCAGATTCGCACCCTGCACGTGGAAGTCGGCGACACCGTCAAGCAAGGTCAGTTGCTGGTGGAAATCGACCCTGCCACCCAGCAAGCGCAGCTGGATGCCGAACGCTATGCCATCGAGACGCTCAAGGCCCAGGTCAAAGAGCAGCAGGCCGAACACCTGCTGGCCCGACAGCAACTGCGCCGCCAGCAACGCATGGCCGCCGATGGCGCCACTCGTGACGAAGACGTGCAGACCGCCCAGGCCAAGGTGCTGACCACCCAGGCACGCATCGACATGTACCAGGCGCAGATCCTCCAGGCCCAGGCCACCCTGCGCAGTGCCCAGGCCGAGCTGGGCTATACGCGCATCTACGCGCCCATGAGCGGCACCGTGGTGGCCGTCGATGCACGCCAAGGCCAGACCCTCAACGCCCAGCAACGCACGCCGTTGATCCTGCGTATCGCGCGGTTATCGCCGATGACCGTGTGGGCCGAGGTGTCGGAGGCCGATATCGGTCAGGTCAAGCAAGGCATGCAGGCCTATTTCACCACCCTCAGCGGTGGTGGCCGGCGGTGGGCGAGTACCGTGCGGCAGATACTGCCCATCCCGCCTAAACCCCTTGATCAACTCAGCCAGGGGGGTGGCAGCCCCGCCGCCGGCAGTGGTGGCGCAAGTGCCGGCGCCAGCAGTGGCTCCGGCCGCGTGGTGCTGTACACGGTGCTGCTCGATGTAGACAACGCTGACAACACGCTGATGGCGGACATGACCGCCCAGGTATTTTTCGTCGCCGGCAGCGCCCACGACGTGCTCACCGCCCCGATTGCCGCGCTGCAGGGCAAAAGCGATGAACACGGCATGCGCACCGCCCAGGTGCTGGCCGACAACGGCCAGGTACAGCAGCGCAGCGTGCGTATCGGCCTCAGCGACCGCCTGCGGGTGCAGATTCTCGATGGCCTGCAGGAAGGTGACCGCTTGCTGGTCGGCCCCACCGGCACCGGGAGCTGA
- a CDS encoding FecR family protein yields the protein MLTPPASDPSQGSLSDEAAHWCMRIHEADFSDQEREAFEAWLAADPAHRRRFETMLDVWSVSEHLPVEQPPLVPAPRSRRARRPLLAAALGLLAIPLIGLAGWHLNLVPDSYQRFSSEDAVRDITLADGSRVQLNLGSQLSFANYKDRRSVSLSKGEAYFEVQHDASHPFVVKAGQGQVRVTGTHFNVWTYQDQVVVTLTQGSVQVMGDRRHPNELVYLSPGMQARYDAGQTIAQVEPARAEEALAWRDGKLILDRARLSDALPRINRYLDTPVHLGDNATGQLQIGGIYNTRNIAALVQDLPKVLPVYLSHNENGDTVIRAKPRYAP from the coding sequence ATGCTCACCCCTCCCGCCTCCGACCCATCCCAAGGCAGCCTCAGCGATGAGGCGGCGCACTGGTGCATGCGTATCCACGAAGCGGATTTCAGTGACCAGGAGCGCGAAGCGTTCGAAGCATGGCTGGCCGCGGACCCGGCGCACCGACGCCGCTTCGAGACCATGCTGGATGTGTGGTCGGTCAGCGAGCACCTGCCGGTCGAACAGCCGCCCTTGGTTCCTGCGCCGCGCAGCCGCCGGGCCAGGCGCCCGCTGCTGGCGGCGGCCCTGGGGCTGCTGGCCATCCCGCTGATTGGCCTGGCAGGCTGGCACCTGAACCTGGTGCCCGACAGCTACCAGCGCTTCAGCAGTGAAGACGCGGTGCGCGACATTACCCTGGCCGATGGTTCGCGGGTGCAGTTGAACCTCGGCAGTCAGCTGTCCTTCGCCAATTACAAGGACCGGCGTAGCGTCAGCCTGAGCAAGGGCGAAGCCTATTTCGAGGTGCAGCACGACGCCAGCCATCCGTTCGTGGTCAAGGCGGGCCAGGGCCAGGTGCGGGTCACTGGCACCCACTTCAATGTCTGGACCTACCAGGACCAGGTGGTGGTGACACTGACTCAGGGCTCGGTGCAGGTCATGGGTGATCGACGCCACCCGAACGAACTCGTCTACCTGAGCCCCGGCATGCAAGCCCGCTACGATGCCGGCCAGACCATCGCCCAGGTCGAGCCCGCACGGGCGGAGGAAGCCCTGGCCTGGCGCGACGGCAAGCTGATACTGGACCGCGCGCGCCTCAGCGATGCCCTGCCACGAATCAACCGCTACCTGGACACCCCCGTGCACCTGGGTGACAACGCCACCGGGCAGCTGCAGATCGGCGGCATCTACAACACCCGCAACATCGCCGCGCTGGTGCAGGACTTGCCCAAGGTGCTGCCTGTCTACCTCAGCCACAATGAAAATGGCGACACCGTCATCCGTGCCAAGCCGCGCTACGCGCCTTGA
- a CDS encoding efflux transporter outer membrane subunit has translation MNMTKVPFALIPLLALLAACSQAPAPRSDIVPPARWESPIAPQPTYFGPWWTSFNSPQLSQLVEQARRGSYDLKAATARVRQAGADVRIAGGALLPQVNASADAYRQRLLRGQGYSELDTSSNARTYHYFDTALTASYELDFWGRNAAARERAGFSLQASELDRDTLELSLSGQVADAYLDALAAREQTRIAALNLANAQKILDVVRHRYQAGSATALELAQQQSLVANQQRQLPRYRQQARDAQITLATLLGEPVQNLQLADVPFEQLQGPTIDAGIPSQLLARRPDIAGAEARLAAAQADVRVARAALFPSLSLTASLATGDRQAVDLLRNPVLNLGAGLTAPIFNNGQLRAERDKALARQEELLESYRGVLVTSFGEVEKALNSVDGLDRQTHWQQEELKQAQRAFDLAESRYRAGAEDLLSVLQAQSTLFSAQAERVQLRKERLQASVALYKALGGGWATARL, from the coding sequence ATGAACATGACCAAAGTCCCGTTTGCCCTGATTCCCCTACTGGCTCTGCTGGCCGCTTGCAGCCAGGCGCCTGCGCCGCGCAGTGACATCGTCCCGCCTGCGCGTTGGGAGAGCCCTATAGCGCCACAACCTACGTATTTCGGCCCCTGGTGGACCAGCTTCAACAGCCCGCAGCTGAGCCAACTGGTAGAGCAGGCCAGGCGCGGCAGCTATGACCTGAAGGCTGCCACCGCACGTGTACGGCAAGCCGGCGCGGATGTCCGCATCGCGGGCGGTGCCCTGCTGCCGCAGGTGAACGCCAGTGCCGATGCCTACCGCCAGCGTCTGCTCAGGGGCCAGGGCTACAGTGAGCTGGACACCTCCAGCAATGCGCGCACCTACCACTACTTCGACACCGCCCTGACCGCGAGTTACGAGCTGGATTTCTGGGGGCGCAACGCGGCCGCCCGTGAGCGTGCCGGGTTCAGCCTGCAGGCCAGCGAACTGGACCGCGACACCCTGGAACTGAGCCTCTCCGGCCAGGTCGCCGACGCGTACCTGGACGCCCTGGCGGCCCGCGAGCAGACGCGCATTGCCGCGCTGAACCTTGCCAATGCGCAGAAGATCCTCGACGTGGTGCGCCATCGCTACCAGGCGGGTTCCGCCACGGCCCTGGAATTGGCCCAACAGCAGAGCCTGGTAGCTAACCAGCAACGCCAGTTACCGCGCTACCGGCAGCAGGCCCGCGACGCTCAGATCACCCTGGCGACGTTGTTGGGCGAGCCTGTGCAGAACCTTCAATTGGCCGATGTGCCCTTCGAGCAATTGCAAGGTCCGACCATTGATGCCGGCATTCCCAGCCAACTGCTGGCCCGCCGCCCCGACATTGCCGGCGCCGAAGCGCGCCTGGCGGCGGCCCAGGCGGACGTGCGGGTCGCACGCGCCGCGCTGTTCCCCAGCCTGAGCCTGACCGCCAGCCTGGCCACCGGTGACCGGCAGGCCGTGGACCTGCTGCGCAACCCGGTACTGAACCTGGGCGCGGGCCTGACCGCGCCAATTTTCAACAACGGCCAACTGCGTGCGGAACGGGACAAGGCCTTGGCCCGTCAGGAAGAACTGCTGGAAAGCTACCGAGGCGTGCTGGTGACCAGTTTCGGGGAAGTGGAGAAAGCCCTGAACAGCGTCGACGGCCTGGACCGTCAGACCCACTGGCAACAGGAAGAACTGAAACAGGCCCAGCGCGCTTTCGACCTGGCCGAAAGCCGCTACCGTGCTGGCGCCGAAGATCTGCTCAGCGTACTGCAGGCCCAGAGCACCTTGTTCAGTGCGCAGGCCGAGCGCGTGCAACTGCGCAAGGAGCGGCTGCAGGCCAGCGTAGCGCTTTACAAAGCCTTGGGTGGCGGGTGGGCGACGGCGCGCCTGTAG